One Castanea sativa cultivar Marrone di Chiusa Pesio chromosome 4, ASM4071231v1 DNA window includes the following coding sequences:
- the LOC142630759 gene encoding AAA-ATPase ASD, mitochondrial-like has protein sequence MKSPIMFPATMTEMFTTMGSTLASFMFVWAIIRQYCPYELRRFFEKYTQKITGYFYPYIRVSFHEFAGDRLKRSDAYSAVEAYLSANSSKSAKKLKAEMGRDSRKLVLSMDEYERVTDDFRGVKVWWLLSKSVSAARQNSYYPEQEKRFYKLTFHKKHRDIITEKYLEHVVSEGKEIRVRNRQRKLYTNSPGFKWPSYKQTMWSHIVFEHPASFETLAMDPEKKVEIIEDLMTFCKSKDYYAKIGKAWKRGYLLYGPPGTGKSTMIAAMANLLNYDIYDLELTAVKDNTELRKLLIETTSKSIIVIEDIDCSLDLTGQRKKKSEKSSDDENDKLSKEIAKKEAKEEIGSKVTLSGLLNFIDGLWSACGGERLIVFTTNYVEKLDPALIRRGRMDKHIELSYCTFEAFKVLAKNYLSLEMHPMFDTIQTLIGETKITPADVAENLMPKSSLDDAEKCLSSLIQALEEAKEEAAKEEAAKKEEAAKKEAAKKEEAAKKEKEAKEEAAKKEKEAKEEAAKKEKEDAAKEEAAKEEAAEKEYAARKKAGIKENGQTKADAFQSQVDKETENVL, from the coding sequence ATGAAAAGTCCCATAATGTTTCCAGCAACCATGACTGAGATGTTTACAACAATGGGTTCTACCTTAGCTAGTTTTATGTTTGTATGGGCAATCATTCGCCAATACTGTCCATATGAGCTTCGTCGtttctttgaaaaatatacaCAAAAAATCACAGGTTACTTCTATCCTTACATAAGGGTTTCTTTCCATGAGTTTGCAGGAGATAGGCTTAAGCGTAGTGATGCCTATTCAGCTGTTGAGGCATATCTTAGTGCTAACTCTTCCAAGAGTGCTAAAAAACTCAAAGCTGAGATGGGTAGAGATAGTAGAAAATTGGTGCTGAGCATGGATGAATATGAGAGAGTTACTGATGATTTTCGTGGTGTTAAAGTTTGGTGGTTATTAAGCAAGTCAGTATCAGCAGCAAGGCAGAATTCATATTATCCTGAACAAGAGAAGAGGTTCTACAAGCTCACATTTCATAAGAAGCACCGTGATATTATCACTGAGAAATACTTGGAGCATGTTGTGAGTGAAGGGAAGGAGATTAGGGTGAGGAATAGGCAAAGGAAGCTGTATACTAACAGTCCTGGTTTTAAGTGGCCAAGTTACAAGCAAACTATGTGGAGTCATATTGTGTTTGAGCACCCTGCAAGCTTTGAAACTTTGGCTATGGACCCAGAGAAGAAGGTGGAGATCATAGAAGATTTGATGACTTTTTGCAAGAGTAAGGACTACTATGCAAAGATTGGAAAGGCTTGGAAGAGGGGTTATTTACTATATGGCCCACCAGGGACTGGAAAGTCTACTATGATTGCAGCAATGGCAAATTTGTTGAACTATGATATCTATGATCTTGAGCTCACAGCAGTGAAGGACAACACAGAGTTGAGGAAGCTTTTGATTGAGACAACTAGTAAGTCTATTATTGTGATAGAGGATATTGATTGTTCACTTGACCTTACAGGTCAGAGGAAGAAGAAATCAGAGAAATCTTCAGATGATGAGAATGACAAGTTGAGTAAAGAAATTGCTAAGAAGGAAGCAAAGGAAGAGATTGGCAGCAAAGTCACTCTTTCAGGgcttttgaatttcattgatgggCTGTGGTCTGCTTGTGGGGGAGAGAGGTTGATTGTTTTTACTACTAATTATGTGGAGAAGCTGGATCCTGCACTCATAAGAAGGGGTAGAATGGACAAGCATATTGAGCTGTCTTACTGTACTTTTGAGGCATTCAAGGTGCTTGCAAAGAACTACTTGAGTCTTGAAATGCATCCCATGTTTGATACAATTCAGACGTTAATAGGAGAGACCAAGATCACGCCTGCAGATGTTGCCGAGAACCTTATGCCCAAGTCCTCACTGGATGATGCAGAGAAATGTCTATCAAGCCTAATACAAGCTCTTGAGGAAGCGAAGGAAGAGGCAGCAAAGGAAGAAGCAGCAAAGAAGGAAGAGGCAGCAAAGAAAGAAGCAGCAAAAAAGGAAGAGGcagcaaagaaagaaaaggaagcaaaggaagaggcagcaaaaaaagagaaggaagcAAAGGAAGAGGCAGCAAAGAAGGAGAAGGAAGATGCCGCGAAGGAAGAGGCTGCAAAGGAAGAGGCAGCAGAGAAGGAATATGCAGCAAGGAAGAAAGCTGGAATAAAAGAGAATGGCCAAACCAAAGCAGATGCTTTTCAGTCTCAAGTTGACAAAGAAACTGAAAATGTATTGTGA
- the LOC142630758 gene encoding DDT domain-containing protein DDR4 yields MSSSSPIPNNHRSSSPEPNPNSQNDTTAPQNDTAPTPPVPVNRSNRPSRACTIRAAARLYAAAAPASKPKKKEQQLQQQRQQQLEESPQKEQCSKIVTQLVDPPPPAQLPRWTLRSMWELASILNFLHVFRPLLNISIEFSAEEFETALITPNDTLSDIHIPLLKAIPPVTRMALTRDTWVTVLCRKLRDWWHWVADGDLPIVASHGLEVDAYKTLDPGVRVVILKALCDIRVEQEDIRNYIDNSLKHGVQLSAFRKERSGGDSQGISYWYEDDPIIGHRLYREIRKVEVKKAKTKGSQVLPSATYLWETVATNFDEFQDVSEKLFSSKNRTEASLGKKLKIDMLPEIEKDHKRKERLLKKQHRQALLLDNYLSVDGLAPGRSLRDRKPVTYTFDDYDRSINEAIKITKRKQPSPEPLHRREFGKPEASANGKWSGPSHAQHDNFSAPSPTSPDFDDGQEDNKTDLDRSNRRRQRPQRYSAKDFVEAVSDNDADYDSDDDIVGEAVYDEEYLKKRKERRKFSSSSEGDEEYHWDDENAEEEEEEEEEDDDSLSASEDDSDEPRKLRKLPGRTRRETKLRSVDELQSGLRRSKRATRNRINYRQYELSESEPESMKPEKSIASDAHSDASENGEYSMESQNSDGNDNDQEMKVDQPVEDYTQTVEKEQQQPPEKPNSPGQDEIEGVRKRRFLDLNELAPGSGFDDGLNTVMKDEDTDDF; encoded by the exons atGTCCTCCTCGTCTCCGATCCCCAACAACCACCGATCTTCATCGCCAGAGCCCAACCCCAATTCCCAAAACGACACGACAGCTCCCCAAAACGACACCGCCCCGACCCCACCTGTCCCCGTCAACCGTAGCAACCGCCCATCCCGCGCGTGCACTATCCGGGCCGCCGCGAGGCTCTACGCGGCCGCTGCTCCGGCGAGCAAGCCGAAGAAGAAGGAGCAGCAATTGCAGCAGCAGCGGCAGCAGCAATTGGAGGAGTCGCCGCAGAAGGAGCAATGCAGCAAGATCGTCACGCAGCTGGTGGACCCGCCCCCGCCGGCTCAATTGCCGCGCTGGACTCTCCGCTCCATGTGGGAGTTGGCTTCTATACTCAATTTCTTGCAT GTGTTTAGGCCGCTATTGAATATCTCGATTGAGTTCTCGGCTGAGGAGTTCGAGACGGCTTTGATTACTCCCAATGATACTTTGAGTGACATACATATTCCTTTATTGAAG GCGATCCCTCCTGTTACGCGAATGGCACTTACACGTGATACCTGGGTCACCGTTTTATGTAGAAAATTGAGAGACTGGTGGCATTGG GTTGCAGATGGAGATCTACCCATTGTTGCTTCTCATGG GTTGGAAGTTGATGCATACAAGACACTTGATCCTGGGGTTCGCGTGGTCATCTTGAAAGCACTCTGTGACATTCGTGTTGAG CAAGAAGATATCCGGAACTATATTGACAACTCGCTTAAACATGGTGTTCAACTTTCTGCATTTCGTAAAGAACGTTCTGGGGGTGATTCACAAGGAATTTCTTACTG GTATGAAGATGATCCTATTATTGGTCATCGATTGTATCGGGAGATAAGGAAAGTTGAGGTGAAGAAAGCGAAGACAAAGGGTTCCCAGGTTCTTCCTAGTGCAACATACCTGTGGGAAACTGTGGCAACCAATTTTGATGAATTTCAAGATGTTTCT GAAAAGCTTTTCTCAAGTAAAAATAGAACAGAGGCTTCACTAGGAAAAAAGTTGAAGATAGACATGCTTCCAGAGATTGAGAAGGATCATAAG AGGAAAGAGAGGTTGCTGAAAAAACAACACAGACAAGCTCTTCTTCTTGATAATTATTTAAGTGTGGATGGGCTTGCTCCAGGGCGCTCCCTTCGTGACAGAAAACCTGTCACCTATACCTTTG ATGACTATGACCGGTCCATTAATGAGGCTATCAAGATAACCAA GCGAAAACAGCCATCCCCTGAACCTCTACATAGAAGAGAATTTGGGAAACCTGAAGCATCTGCAAATGGTAAATGGAGTGGTCCTTCACATGCACAACATGACAATTTCAGTGCACCATCTCCCACGTCACCTGATTTTGATGATGGTCAGGAAGATAATAAAACAGACCTGGATCGAAG CAATCGGCGGAGACAGAGACCTCAACGGTATTCGGCAAAAGATTTTGTTGAAGCAGTTTCAGATAATGATGCAGACTACGATAGCGATGATGATATAGTTGGGGAAGCTGTTTATGATGAGGAATATCTGAAGAAACGGAAAGAGAGGAGGAAGTTTTCAAGTAGCTCTGAAGGAGATGAGGAGTATCATTGGGATGACGAAAATgctgaagaagaggaagaggaagaagaagaagatgatgattcCTTAAGTGCCAGTGAGGATGATAGTGATGAGCCTCGGAAACTTAGAAAATTGCCAGGCCGTACTAGGAGGGAAACAAAACTAAGGTCAGTTGATGAGCTCCAGTCAGGTCTAAGACGCAGTAAGAGGGCCACCAGAAATCGTATTAATTATCGACAGTATGAATTGTCAGAATCCGAACCAGAGTCTATGAAACCTGAGAAGTCAATTGCATCAGATGCACACTCAGATGCAAGTGAGAATGGTGAGTATTCAATGGAAAGTCAGAATTCTGATGGCAATGATAATGACCAGGAAATGAAAGTTGATCAGCCTGTTGAAGATTACACTCAGACGGTGGAGAAAGAGCAACAACAGCCACCGGAGAAACCAAATAGTCCAGGTCAAGATGAAATTGAGGGTGTACGGAAAAGACGTTTTCTTGACCTAAATGAGCTTGCTCCTGGTTCTGGATTCGATGATGGCCTGAACACGGTAATGAAAGATGAAGATACAGATGACTTCTAA